Sequence from the Cryptococcus neoformans var. neoformans JEC21 chromosome 1, complete sequence genome:
CCAAGGCGTGCCAGCTCTTTCGGCACCGTCCCGCACAGTTATGCTCCTGCTGCTAGTAACTATCAAGCACCAGAACCGAGCTATGCAGCGTTCGAGAGCGATGCTTTTGCGCCTTTTTGGCAAGGAGCCGTGGAGGAGacaggaagggaagatcCTTGGGCGAGGATCAGGGGCGCACCCACTGGTGACTTTGGGTTTGCAGCCGCTCAGGAGCAACCGCAAATCACGGATGGGGGTGGCAAACACGAGTATCAATGGGGACTTCAGCTTGGGGGCTGTGGACAGTCTCAGCGGAAGGTGATGGCCGCCCAGAGTAACGAGGACGTAGGAATGGAtatggatgaggatgaagatatGGAGGACAATGAATTGGTTGAGAGCATGATGGAGTGcggagatgaggacgaCACTTGGCGACGAGACAAGTGGTGATAACGTCTTCCTCCGTTCGGGATTTCGAAATATAGAAACAAAAAGTTGTATATTACCTTTGTTGTGATTTAATGCCTGCACACATATATGTATTACGATCATTGCATGTTGGTAGGAACGTTATCAACATTCTGTCACCATAATATCAACGTCATGTTCGTAACAACTTCTTCGATGCTTGCTTTCCAGTATCTTCATCCAAGTCCCGATTTCCGTTACTTTTTTTCACAGCCATTGGCCATATACCT
This genomic interval carries:
- a CDS encoding expressed protein gives rise to the protein MATVTATMDDLIASLSGNMHVSQEGYDLKALHEFLAQNLPLSFPSPTAYAYPVAPRPPPLSRKPSSLPSYTHPSPTPTSLPLPYTQAPHPPVSYERPQSSQTPAQRPALPRRASSFGTVPHSYAPAASNYQAPEPSYAAFESDAFAPFWQGAVEETGREDPWARIRGAPTGDFGFAAAQEQPQITDGGGKHEYQWGLQLGGCGQSQRKVMAAQSNEDVGMDMDEDEDMEDNELVESMMECGDEDDTWRRDKW